From Anoplopoma fimbria isolate UVic2021 breed Golden Eagle Sablefish chromosome 11, Afim_UVic_2022, whole genome shotgun sequence, one genomic window encodes:
- the mcoln1b gene encoding mucolipin-1b produces MASSSYTCIHDGATEKDRLLSSVANYGSPRPTALVGSEAPHKQEEEVEEEEALRRKLKYFFMSPCDKYHAKGRKPFKLGLQLLKIIIVTVQLVLFGLSNQMVVTFKEENTATFKHLFLKGYQDGAPQAVHTQEELYSRIHFAVEQYMALPQISLGRYAYVMGVGVKGSALSLCQRYYRRGTIDPVNDTFDIDPRVDTECIGLNPLTYSLAPGNSDYKNFTLKFYKLINVTIDFQLKAINIQTIINNEIPDCYTFAITIVMDNRAHSGKVKISLQNQASIKECRDPNVSGHAESYAREFLDVLVAFVCLLSLLLCGRSILRGIVLQHEYVQYFKHSLGRSVSWGERTEFINGWYILLIVSDMFTIIGSFIKIGIESKNLSSYDMCGILLGTSTLLVWVGVIRYLSFFQKYNILIVTLRAAFPNVIRFCCCAAAIYMGYCFCGWIVLGPYHTKFRSLSTVSECLFSLINGDDMFVTFHEMERSGTLVWIFSQVYLYTFISLFIYMVLSLFIALITGAYDTIMAQTQEQVRVSDLHTFISECTDTPCSGKFRGPEGSSCSFLCCCD; encoded by the exons ATGGCATCTTCCAGCTACACCTGCATCCACGACGGAGCCACAG AGAAGGACAGGCTCCTCTCCTCCGTGGCCAACTATGGAAGCCCTCGTCCCACTGCTCTGGTTGGCTCCGAGGCCCCTCACaagcaggaggaagaggtggaggaggaggaggccctgAGGAGGAAGCTCAAGTACTTCTTCATGAGCCCTTGCGACAAGTATCATGCCAAAGGACGCAAGCCCTTCAAACTGGGCCTGCAGCTGCTCAAAATCATCATCGTGACTGTACAG TTGGTGCTGTTCGGGCTGAGCAACCAGATGGTGGTGACATTCAAAGAGGAGAACACGGCCACATTCAAACACCTTTTCCTGAAGGGTTATCAGGACGGCGCTCCGCAGGCCGTCCACACACAGGAGGAGCTGTACAGCCGCATCCACTTCGCTGTGGAGCAG TACATGGCTTTACCTCAGATCTCACTGGGGCGGTATGCATATGTGATGGGGGTCGGCGTAAAAGGAAGTGCCCTCTCCCTCTGCCAGAGGTACTACAGGAGGGGCACCATCGACCCCGTCAACGACACCTTTGACATTGATCCCCGTGTTGACACCG aatgcATTGGACTAAATCCACTGACTTACAGTTTGGCTCCAGGAAACAGTGACTACAAGAATTTCACTCTCAAGTTTTACAA GCTGATCAACGTCACTATTGACTTCCAGCTGAAGGCCATCAACATACAGACGAtaataaacaatgaaatacCTGACTGCTACACTTTTGCTATCACG ATCGTCATGGATAACAGGGCGCACAGTGGCAAAGTTAAGATCAGTCTGCAGAACCAGGCCTCCATAAAGGAGTGCAGAGACCCCAACGTGTCTGGACACG CGGAGAGCTACGCCAGGGAGTTTCTTGATGTGCTGGTGGCGTTCGTTTGCCTGCTGTCCCTGCTGTTGTGCGGCCGCTCCATCCTTAGAGGCATCGTCCTGCAACAC GAATACGTTCAGTATTTCAAACACAGTCTCGGCCGCAGTGTGAGCTGGGGAGAAAGAACGGAGTTCATTAACGGCTGGTACATTCTGCTCATCGTCAGCGACATGTTCACTATCATCGGCAGCTTCATCAAAATTGGCATTGAGTCCAAG AATTTGTCATCATATGACATGTGTGGGATCCTGCTGGGAACATCCACTCTGCTGGTGTGGGTGGGAGTCATCCGCTACCTCAGCTTCTTTCAGAAATACAAT ATCTTGATTGTGACTCTGAGAGCTGCGTTTCCTAACGTTATCCGCTTCTGCTGCTGTGCAGCTGCCATTTACATGGGATACTGTTTCTGCGGATGGATTGTGCTGGGGCCCTATCACACCAag TTCCGCTCCCTGTCCACGGTGTCGGAGTGTCTGTTTTCCCTGATCAACGGGGACGACATGTTCGTGACGTTCCACGAGATGGAGAGGAGCGGCACGCTGGTCTGGATCTTCAGCCAGGTCTACCTTTACACCTTCATCTCCCTATTCATCTACATGGTGCTTTCGCTCTTCATCGCGCTCATCACCGGAGCCTACGACACCATCATG GCTCAAACACAGGAGCAGGTGCGAGTCAGCGATCTGCACACATTCATTTCAGAGTGCACGGACACGCCCTGCTCCGGCAAGTTCCGTGGGCCCGAGGGGTCGTCGTGctccttcctctgctgctgtgactga